A region from the Solibacillus sp. FSL H8-0523 genome encodes:
- a CDS encoding LysR family transcriptional regulator, translated as MDLKWLKTFITVYEEGSFRAAAEKLFISQPSITVHIKALEEELQVALFQREHTKVSVTTVGEQYYKMAKKLLAHVEESKNEIRNVSGNQKTRLVIALSSALISTDILKVIHDFVELNPNYEVEIVMEDGKYVDATLRNQQADVVISLQKTKSKDLHSERLIRSKVKLIYSSNLRIEGIYHDQKIKELLINYPLYTGYLHEHAPIVEDLEREYSIRRYHNVQDSIFAIKLISEGLGIGLLPEVQIKTELAEGKLKVLDIGALGSVYAVDIYMSHLRNQAKLNPFLSYVRSRFE; from the coding sequence TTGGATCTAAAATGGTTAAAAACGTTTATTACGGTTTATGAAGAAGGGAGCTTTCGTGCTGCGGCAGAAAAGTTATTTATATCGCAGCCAAGTATTACCGTACATATAAAAGCATTGGAAGAGGAGTTGCAGGTAGCGTTATTTCAACGTGAGCACACGAAAGTAAGTGTTACTACTGTTGGCGAACAGTATTATAAGATGGCTAAAAAATTATTAGCGCATGTTGAGGAAAGTAAAAACGAAATACGTAATGTGTCTGGTAATCAGAAAACACGTCTTGTGATTGCACTTTCTTCGGCATTAATTTCAACAGATATCCTTAAAGTCATTCATGATTTCGTTGAACTAAATCCAAATTATGAGGTAGAAATTGTCATGGAGGACGGGAAATATGTGGACGCGACACTAAGAAATCAACAAGCCGATGTTGTGATTAGCTTACAAAAAACCAAATCGAAGGACTTACATTCAGAGCGTTTGATTCGTTCAAAGGTCAAGTTGATTTATTCATCAAATTTGCGAATAGAGGGAATTTATCATGATCAAAAGATAAAGGAGTTGCTTATCAATTACCCCCTTTATACGGGTTATTTACATGAGCATGCACCGATTGTAGAGGATTTAGAGCGAGAGTATAGCATAAGGCGTTATCACAACGTACAGGATAGTATTTTTGCAATCAAGCTAATAAGTGAAGGGCTAGGAATTGGACTGTTGCCGGAAGTTCAAATAAAAACAGAGCTAGCGGAAGGGAAATTAAAAGTGCTTGATATTGGTGCGCTGGGGTCTGTTTACGCCGTTGATATTTATATGAGTCACCTACGAAATCAAGCGAAGTTAAATCCATTTTTAAGCTATGTAAGAAGTCGATTTGAATAA